The following coding sequences are from one Onychostoma macrolepis isolate SWU-2019 chromosome 24, ASM1243209v1, whole genome shotgun sequence window:
- the pdk3a gene encoding pyruvate dehydrogenase (acetyl-transferring) kinase isozyme 3, mitochondrial isoform X1: MRLYAFLLKDHLPKIEYYSRFSPSPLSIKQFLEFGRDNACEKTSYMFLRKELPVRLANTMREVNLLPDKLLSQPSVKLVQKWYMQSFFELLEFENRKPEDPHALNDFLETLIEIRNRHNDVVPTMAQGVIEYKEKFGFDPFVSSNIQYFLDRFYTNRISFRMLINQHTLLFGNDINPAHPKHIGSIDPSCNVAEVVTDAYETAKMVCEQYYSAAPELKIEEFNGTSKAPQKPIQAVYVPSHLFHMLFELFKNAMRATNELHEGSKEGLPLIKAKVTLGKEDLSVKISDRGGGVALRKIDRLFNYTYSTAPTPSLDSKRVPLAGFGHGLPISRLYARYFQGDLKLYSMEGIGTDAVIYLKALSSESFERLPVFNKSAWRHYQGGPGADDWSNPSKEPRDASKYKAKR, translated from the exons ATGAGACTGTACGCATTTCTTCTGAAGGACCATTTACCAAAGATAGAATATTATTCAAGGTTTTCTCCATCGCCCCTGTCAATAAAACAGTTTCTGGAATTCG GTAGGGATAATGCGTGCGAGAAGACGTCTTACATGTTCCTGCGGAAGGAGCTGCCGGTGCGTCTGGCTAACACTATGAGAGAGGTCAATCTGCTGCCTGACAAGCTCCTCAGTCAACCTTCAGTCAAACTGGTGCAGAAATG GTACATGCAAAGTTTTTTTGAACTTCTAGAGTTCGAGAACAGGAAACCAGAAGACCCACATGCCCTGAATGA CTTTCTGGAGACTCTTATTGAAATCAGGAATAGACACAATGATGTGGTCCCGACTATGGCCCAGGGTGTAATTGAATATAAAGAGAAGTTTGGTTTCGATCCGTTCGTCAGCTCCAACATCCAGTACTTTTTGGACCGCTTCTACACCAACCGAATCTCTTTTCGTATGCTCATCAACCAGCACA CTCTCCTTTTTGGCAATGACATCAACCCAGCCCATCCAAAACACATTGGCAGTATTGATCCCAGCTGCAATGTTGCTGAGGTGGTGACTG ATGCATACGAGACCGCCAAGATGGTGTGTGAGCAATATTATTCAGCTGCCCCTGAACTCAAGATAGAGGAATTCAATGGTACAT CAAAGGCTCCTCAAAAACCCATCCAGGCTGTGTACGTTCCCTCACACTTGTTCCACATGCTGTTTGAATTGTTTAAG aaCGCAATGAGGGCCACCAATGAGCTCCATGAGGGTAGTAAGGAGGGTCTCCCTCTTATAAAAGCAAAAGTGACCCTGGGAAAGGAAGATCTCTCTGTGAAG ATCAGTGACAGGGGAGGGGGTGTGGCTTTACGCAAGATTGACAGGCTGTTCAACTACACCTACTCAACTGCACCAACACCCAGTCTGGACTCGAAACGAGTGCCATTG GCTGGATTTGGACATGGTTTGCCGATATCCAGACTGTACGCCCGCTACTTTCAAGGGGACCTGAAACTTTACTCGATGGAAGGCATAGGGACTGATGCTGTCATCTACCTGAAG GCTCTCTCCAGCGAATCATTTGAGCGTCTGCCCGTCTTCAACAAATCTGCTTGGCGACACTATCAAGGAGGCCCAGGAGCGGATGACTGGAGCAACCCGAGCAAAGAGCCCCGAGATGCCTCAAAATACAAGGCCAAAAGATAA
- the pdk3a gene encoding pyruvate dehydrogenase (acetyl-transferring) kinase isozyme 3, mitochondrial isoform X2, translating into MRLYAFLLKDHLPKIEYYSRFSPSPLSIKQFLEFGRDNACEKTSYMFLRKELPVRLANTMREVNLLPDKLLSQPSVKLVQKWYMQSFFELLEFENRKPEDPHALNDFLETLIEIRNRHNDVVPTMAQGVIEYKEKFGFDPFVSSNIQYFLDRFYTNRISFRMLINQHTLLFGNDINPAHPKHIGSIDPSCNVAEVVTDAYETAKMVCEQYYSAAPELKIEEFNAKAPQKPIQAVYVPSHLFHMLFELFKNAMRATNELHEGSKEGLPLIKAKVTLGKEDLSVKISDRGGGVALRKIDRLFNYTYSTAPTPSLDSKRVPLAGFGHGLPISRLYARYFQGDLKLYSMEGIGTDAVIYLKALSSESFERLPVFNKSAWRHYQGGPGADDWSNPSKEPRDASKYKAKR; encoded by the exons ATGAGACTGTACGCATTTCTTCTGAAGGACCATTTACCAAAGATAGAATATTATTCAAGGTTTTCTCCATCGCCCCTGTCAATAAAACAGTTTCTGGAATTCG GTAGGGATAATGCGTGCGAGAAGACGTCTTACATGTTCCTGCGGAAGGAGCTGCCGGTGCGTCTGGCTAACACTATGAGAGAGGTCAATCTGCTGCCTGACAAGCTCCTCAGTCAACCTTCAGTCAAACTGGTGCAGAAATG GTACATGCAAAGTTTTTTTGAACTTCTAGAGTTCGAGAACAGGAAACCAGAAGACCCACATGCCCTGAATGA CTTTCTGGAGACTCTTATTGAAATCAGGAATAGACACAATGATGTGGTCCCGACTATGGCCCAGGGTGTAATTGAATATAAAGAGAAGTTTGGTTTCGATCCGTTCGTCAGCTCCAACATCCAGTACTTTTTGGACCGCTTCTACACCAACCGAATCTCTTTTCGTATGCTCATCAACCAGCACA CTCTCCTTTTTGGCAATGACATCAACCCAGCCCATCCAAAACACATTGGCAGTATTGATCCCAGCTGCAATGTTGCTGAGGTGGTGACTG ATGCATACGAGACCGCCAAGATGGTGTGTGAGCAATATTATTCAGCTGCCCCTGAACTCAAGATAGAGGAATTCAATG CAAAGGCTCCTCAAAAACCCATCCAGGCTGTGTACGTTCCCTCACACTTGTTCCACATGCTGTTTGAATTGTTTAAG aaCGCAATGAGGGCCACCAATGAGCTCCATGAGGGTAGTAAGGAGGGTCTCCCTCTTATAAAAGCAAAAGTGACCCTGGGAAAGGAAGATCTCTCTGTGAAG ATCAGTGACAGGGGAGGGGGTGTGGCTTTACGCAAGATTGACAGGCTGTTCAACTACACCTACTCAACTGCACCAACACCCAGTCTGGACTCGAAACGAGTGCCATTG GCTGGATTTGGACATGGTTTGCCGATATCCAGACTGTACGCCCGCTACTTTCAAGGGGACCTGAAACTTTACTCGATGGAAGGCATAGGGACTGATGCTGTCATCTACCTGAAG GCTCTCTCCAGCGAATCATTTGAGCGTCTGCCCGTCTTCAACAAATCTGCTTGGCGACACTATCAAGGAGGCCCAGGAGCGGATGACTGGAGCAACCCGAGCAAAGAGCCCCGAGATGCCTCAAAATACAAGGCCAAAAGATAA
- the pcyt1ba gene encoding choline-phosphate cytidylyltransferase B isoform X1 has translation MEELEHTCPLPRTTLIEPAIFTPETSCECRAPHEKLTVEQARLGTPVDRPVRIYADGIFDLFHSGHARALMQAKNLFPNAYLIVGVCSDELTHKYKGFTVMTEEERYEALRHCRYVDEVLRDAPWTLTQKFLEKHKIDFVAHDDIPYSSAGSEDVYKHIKEAGMFVPTKRTEGISTSDLITRIVRDYDVYARRNLQRGYTAKELNVSYINEKKYRLQNQVDRMKEKVRTVEEKSKHFVYRVEEKSHDLIQKWEEKSREFIGNFLELFGPDGTWKQMFQERSGRMIQALSPRGSPSSSPPREFSPSRSPSPPSRWAMPRTSPPSSPKGASASISSMSEGDEDEK, from the exons ATGGAGGAGCTGGAACATACCTGTCCACTGCCACGAACG ACTCTTATAGAGCCAGCCATATTTACCCCGGAGACTAGTTGTGAGTGTCGGGCTCCACACGAGAAGCTAACGGTAGAGCAAGCTCGACTCGGAACGCCTG TGGACAGGCCGGTGCGAATCTATGCAGATGGCATCTTCGATCTTTTTCATTCTGGTCATGCTCGCGCCCTGATGCAGGCTAAGAATCTGTTCCCTAACGCCTACCTTATAGTTGGAG TATGCAGTGATGAACTCACTCACAAGTACAAGGGCTTCACTGTAATGACAGAAGAAGAGCGGTACGAGGCATTGAGACACTGCCGCTACGTTGATGAGGTTTTACGCGATGCACCCTGGACTCTGACCCAGAAGTTTTTAGAAAAACACAAG ATCGACTTTGTGGCGCATGACGACATCCCATACTCCTCTGCTGGATCTGAGGACGTGTACAAGCATATTAAGGAGGCAG GTATGTTTGTGCCCACTAAAAGGACAGAAGGGATCTCAACATCTGACCTGATCACCCGGATAGTGAGAGACTATGACGTGTACGCTAGACGCAACTTGCAGAGGGGCTACACCGCTAAAGAACTGAACGTCAGTTATATTAAT GAAAAGAAGTACCGTTTGCAGAATCAGGTGGACAGGATGAAAGAGAAGGTGCGGACGGTAGAGGAGAAGTCCAAGCATTTTGTGTATAGAGTGGAAGAGAAGAGCCATGATCTTATCCAGAAGTGGGAGGAGAAATCACGAGAGTTCATTGGGAACTTCCTGGAGCTCTTTGGTCCGGATGGGACATGG AAGCAAATGTTTCAGGAACGTAGTGGACGTATGATCCAGGCGTTGTCTCCACGCGGCTCACCCAGCAGCAGCCCACCAAGGGAATTTTCCCCATCCCGCTCTCCGTCACCTCCATCCCGCTGGGCCATGCCCCGAACCTCACCGCCCTCATCCCCGAAGGGCGCCTCGGCCTCCATCAGCAGCATGAGCGAAGGCGACGAGGACGAGAAATGA
- the pcyt1ba gene encoding choline-phosphate cytidylyltransferase B isoform X2 encodes MEELEHTCPLPRTTLIEPAIFTPETSCECRAPHEKLTVEQARLGTPVDRPVRIYADGIFDLFHSGHARALMQAKNLFPNAYLIVGVCSDELTHKYKGFTVMTEEERYEALRHCRYVDEVLRDAPWTLTQKFLEKHKIDFVAHDDIPYSSAGSEDVYKHIKEAEGISTSDLITRIVRDYDVYARRNLQRGYTAKELNVSYINEKKYRLQNQVDRMKEKVRTVEEKSKHFVYRVEEKSHDLIQKWEEKSREFIGNFLELFGPDGTWKQMFQERSGRMIQALSPRGSPSSSPPREFSPSRSPSPPSRWAMPRTSPPSSPKGASASISSMSEGDEDEK; translated from the exons ATGGAGGAGCTGGAACATACCTGTCCACTGCCACGAACG ACTCTTATAGAGCCAGCCATATTTACCCCGGAGACTAGTTGTGAGTGTCGGGCTCCACACGAGAAGCTAACGGTAGAGCAAGCTCGACTCGGAACGCCTG TGGACAGGCCGGTGCGAATCTATGCAGATGGCATCTTCGATCTTTTTCATTCTGGTCATGCTCGCGCCCTGATGCAGGCTAAGAATCTGTTCCCTAACGCCTACCTTATAGTTGGAG TATGCAGTGATGAACTCACTCACAAGTACAAGGGCTTCACTGTAATGACAGAAGAAGAGCGGTACGAGGCATTGAGACACTGCCGCTACGTTGATGAGGTTTTACGCGATGCACCCTGGACTCTGACCCAGAAGTTTTTAGAAAAACACAAG ATCGACTTTGTGGCGCATGACGACATCCCATACTCCTCTGCTGGATCTGAGGACGTGTACAAGCATATTAAGGAGGCAG AAGGGATCTCAACATCTGACCTGATCACCCGGATAGTGAGAGACTATGACGTGTACGCTAGACGCAACTTGCAGAGGGGCTACACCGCTAAAGAACTGAACGTCAGTTATATTAAT GAAAAGAAGTACCGTTTGCAGAATCAGGTGGACAGGATGAAAGAGAAGGTGCGGACGGTAGAGGAGAAGTCCAAGCATTTTGTGTATAGAGTGGAAGAGAAGAGCCATGATCTTATCCAGAAGTGGGAGGAGAAATCACGAGAGTTCATTGGGAACTTCCTGGAGCTCTTTGGTCCGGATGGGACATGG AAGCAAATGTTTCAGGAACGTAGTGGACGTATGATCCAGGCGTTGTCTCCACGCGGCTCACCCAGCAGCAGCCCACCAAGGGAATTTTCCCCATCCCGCTCTCCGTCACCTCCATCCCGCTGGGCCATGCCCCGAACCTCACCGCCCTCATCCCCGAAGGGCGCCTCGGCCTCCATCAGCAGCATGAGCGAAGGCGACGAGGACGAGAAATGA
- the pcyt1ba gene encoding choline-phosphate cytidylyltransferase B isoform X3, whose protein sequence is MEELEHTCPLPRTTLIEPAIFTPETSCECRAPHEKLTVEQARLGTPVDRPVRIYADGIFDLFHSGHARALMQAKNLFPNAYLIVGVCSDELTHKYKGFTVMTEEERYEALRHCRYVDEVLRDAPWTLTQKFLEKHKIDFVAHDDIPYSSAGSEDVYKHIKEAGMFVPTKRTEGISTSDLITRIVRDYDVYARRNLQRGYTAKELNVSYINEKKYRLQNQVDRMKEKVRTVEEKSKHFVYRVEEKSHDLIQKWEEKSREFIGNFLELFGPDGTWVSKYIRSKCFRNVVDV, encoded by the exons ATGGAGGAGCTGGAACATACCTGTCCACTGCCACGAACG ACTCTTATAGAGCCAGCCATATTTACCCCGGAGACTAGTTGTGAGTGTCGGGCTCCACACGAGAAGCTAACGGTAGAGCAAGCTCGACTCGGAACGCCTG TGGACAGGCCGGTGCGAATCTATGCAGATGGCATCTTCGATCTTTTTCATTCTGGTCATGCTCGCGCCCTGATGCAGGCTAAGAATCTGTTCCCTAACGCCTACCTTATAGTTGGAG TATGCAGTGATGAACTCACTCACAAGTACAAGGGCTTCACTGTAATGACAGAAGAAGAGCGGTACGAGGCATTGAGACACTGCCGCTACGTTGATGAGGTTTTACGCGATGCACCCTGGACTCTGACCCAGAAGTTTTTAGAAAAACACAAG ATCGACTTTGTGGCGCATGACGACATCCCATACTCCTCTGCTGGATCTGAGGACGTGTACAAGCATATTAAGGAGGCAG GTATGTTTGTGCCCACTAAAAGGACAGAAGGGATCTCAACATCTGACCTGATCACCCGGATAGTGAGAGACTATGACGTGTACGCTAGACGCAACTTGCAGAGGGGCTACACCGCTAAAGAACTGAACGTCAGTTATATTAAT GAAAAGAAGTACCGTTTGCAGAATCAGGTGGACAGGATGAAAGAGAAGGTGCGGACGGTAGAGGAGAAGTCCAAGCATTTTGTGTATAGAGTGGAAGAGAAGAGCCATGATCTTATCCAGAAGTGGGAGGAGAAATCACGAGAGTTCATTGGGAACTTCCTGGAGCTCTTTGGTCCGGATGGGACATGGGTAAGCAAGTATATAAG AAGCAAATGTTTCAGGAACGTAGTGGACGTATGA